Proteins found in one archaeon genomic segment:
- a CDS encoding Vps62-related protein: MHRARSRLVSMAAISLALLCLQFYAQSSRAATTDTLVAQYAPVLHFASGEEFFPTTVDYVISSSELMQRVSGGGAIVINPSPTASTLGAYNSPDYFLSNKFGTQQAIADDYASKEGGIGYYSYVHVASDGSGTVIQYWLFYSYNNGQLNDHQADIEVVEVFLDASGSPTQALYSQHLAGENAAWGDVETQDGHPVVYVALGSHANYFRSYQGKIGVENDVVNAGGRTIGPADLHLVMLQEGVGAPLDQSWLTFPGRWGYTGTDTEIATGMAGPLGPVFNDNGDRWGTPYSYLGRTFSVGSTYFYLAWFVANFVLIWLAYAGVRGLWKVFGIVRLSRKGGLRVKRFLKGRGGAGLAIGLIGMAATAAALFLPWYSMSASSQSGPLAGSAPVQLMSIDGIKGLSVNLFTGPTADSSSGLTSFASAQFPFAVFFAVGIGLLLLDVVGVKSGKRLGRKFIISAVLSLLPLVFIYEFVGYLPSLVPLAASLLGGQAVPAQASQLVGMIAANPVGGSAGQNFPVVGFTTVTWGFGIGAYLFLVAGVLRIIGALVMWSAPDLEGTQSPASTPPTP, encoded by the coding sequence TTGCACAGGGCTCGGAGCAGGCTCGTCTCCATGGCCGCAATCTCCCTTGCTTTGCTCTGTCTCCAGTTCTACGCGCAATCTTCCAGGGCGGCGACCACTGATACGCTGGTCGCTCAGTACGCCCCCGTCCTTCACTTCGCCTCTGGAGAGGAGTTCTTCCCGACCACTGTCGACTACGTCATCTCAAGCTCCGAACTGATGCAGAGGGTCTCGGGAGGAGGAGCAATCGTCATCAATCCTTCGCCGACGGCTTCGACGCTCGGGGCCTACAATTCGCCCGACTACTTCCTGAGCAACAAGTTCGGGACGCAGCAGGCGATCGCGGACGACTACGCTTCCAAGGAGGGCGGGATAGGTTACTATTCCTACGTGCACGTGGCGAGCGACGGCTCCGGGACAGTGATACAGTACTGGCTCTTCTATTCTTACAACAACGGGCAGCTCAACGACCACCAGGCAGACATTGAGGTCGTGGAGGTCTTCCTAGATGCGAGCGGGAGTCCGACTCAAGCGCTTTACTCGCAACACCTCGCGGGAGAGAATGCGGCGTGGGGCGACGTGGAGACCCAGGACGGGCATCCTGTGGTGTACGTGGCCCTCGGTTCGCACGCCAACTACTTCAGGTCGTACCAGGGCAAGATCGGAGTCGAGAACGACGTCGTAAACGCGGGTGGCAGGACGATAGGCCCTGCCGACCTCCACCTCGTGATGCTTCAGGAGGGCGTCGGGGCCCCCTTGGACCAGAGCTGGCTCACGTTCCCGGGGAGGTGGGGATACACCGGGACTGACACAGAGATCGCGACGGGCATGGCAGGCCCTCTAGGCCCGGTCTTCAACGACAACGGGGACAGGTGGGGGACCCCCTACAGCTACCTCGGGAGGACGTTCTCTGTAGGTTCTACCTACTTCTATCTTGCCTGGTTCGTAGCCAACTTCGTCTTGATCTGGCTGGCCTATGCGGGCGTCAGGGGCCTCTGGAAGGTCTTCGGAATCGTGAGGCTCTCGAGGAAGGGAGGGCTCAGGGTCAAGAGGTTCCTGAAAGGACGTGGAGGCGCAGGTCTTGCGATCGGGCTCATCGGGATGGCAGCCACAGCTGCAGCCCTCTTCTTGCCGTGGTATTCGATGAGCGCGAGCTCGCAGAGCGGGCCTCTTGCGGGTTCGGCGCCGGTCCAGCTGATGTCCATCGACGGAATCAAAGGCTTGAGCGTCAACCTGTTCACCGGGCCCACTGCGGACTCATCGTCAGGGCTCACGAGCTTTGCCTCGGCGCAGTTCCCGTTCGCTGTGTTCTTCGCAGTGGGGATAGGCCTCCTTCTGCTAGATGTCGTCGGGGTCAAGAGCGGCAAGCGGCTCGGAAGGAAGTTCATCATTAGCGCGGTCTTGTCACTGCTGCCGCTGGTCTTCATCTATGAGTTCGTGGGCTACCTGCCAAGTCTGGTACCCCTGGCTGCTTCACTGTTGGGGGGACAAGCGGTTCCCGCTCAGGCGTCCCAGCTCGTCGGGATGATTGCGGCCAACCCGGTGGGCGGGTCTGCCGGCCAGAATTTTCCGGTAGTCGGCTTCACGACCGTCACCTGGGGCTTCGGGATAGGGGCGTACCTGTTCCTCGTGGCTGGGGTCCTCAGGATCATAGGGGCCCTGGTGATGTGGTCAGCTCCCGACCTGGAGGGAACGCAGTCCCCCGCCTCGACACCCCCGACCCCCTGA
- the glmM gene encoding phosphoglucosamine mutase: MAAAHQRLFGTNGVRFVPGVSHDLDFVINLCEAIGTYFGEGEVLLGRDGRLSSPALVEAAASGLMSSGRDIGEAGLVPTPALQYSVKAMGYRGGVMVTASHNPAQYNGVKVAGSDGVEVPRLDEQRIEKIFHDRSQTKADWRTIGTARSEPSVVRTYLKGITSKVDVKKIAERKFTVVMDAGNGAQSSAAPQLLESLGCKLITLNSIVDGAFPGRGPEPTPDSLRDLSYAVKSAGADLGVAYDGDGDRSIFCDEGGRVLWGDQTGCLLSDHIMERHPGATVVTSVGSTQGIDIVAKKHKAKVIRTRVGAVDVARTMLERGAIFGFEENGGCIYLPHIAVRDGGMATALMLECLASRGLAFSRAVSYSVPKFHQAKTKVEVDRSNVDKVMKAVERNAKGEVDRTDGIKLWLDDRSWVLVRPSGTEPIVRVFAEAETQERADLLLKRYVKVVKASSA, translated from the coding sequence TTGGCCGCGGCCCACCAGCGGCTCTTCGGGACCAACGGAGTTAGGTTCGTCCCGGGAGTCAGCCATGACCTCGACTTTGTGATCAACCTCTGCGAGGCCATAGGCACTTACTTCGGCGAGGGCGAAGTCCTCCTCGGAAGAGACGGGCGACTCTCGAGCCCCGCCCTCGTGGAGGCCGCTGCCTCTGGCCTCATGAGCTCCGGTCGCGACATAGGCGAGGCAGGCCTGGTGCCGACGCCGGCCCTGCAGTATTCGGTCAAGGCGATGGGATACCGAGGAGGGGTCATGGTCACGGCTTCGCACAACCCCGCCCAGTACAACGGCGTGAAGGTCGCGGGCTCTGACGGGGTGGAGGTGCCCCGCCTCGACGAGCAGCGGATCGAGAAGATCTTCCATGACCGGTCCCAGACCAAGGCTGACTGGAGGACGATCGGGACCGCAAGGAGCGAGCCCTCGGTAGTCAGGACCTATCTCAAAGGGATCACGTCCAAGGTAGACGTCAAGAAGATCGCGGAGCGAAAGTTCACAGTAGTGATGGACGCAGGCAACGGCGCACAATCTTCCGCGGCCCCCCAACTGCTTGAGTCGCTGGGCTGCAAGCTGATCACGCTCAATTCCATAGTTGACGGGGCCTTCCCCGGGAGAGGTCCCGAGCCCACCCCGGACTCGTTGAGGGACCTCTCCTACGCCGTGAAGTCCGCCGGAGCGGACCTTGGCGTCGCCTATGACGGCGATGGAGACCGGTCCATCTTCTGCGACGAGGGCGGAAGGGTCCTCTGGGGGGACCAGACGGGCTGCCTCCTCTCCGACCACATCATGGAGAGGCACCCAGGCGCGACCGTCGTCACCTCGGTGGGCTCGACCCAAGGAATAGACATCGTCGCGAAGAAGCACAAAGCGAAGGTGATCAGGACCCGCGTAGGCGCGGTGGACGTTGCAAGGACGATGCTCGAGAGAGGGGCCATCTTCGGGTTCGAGGAAAACGGAGGCTGCATCTACCTCCCCCACATCGCAGTCAGGGACGGAGGCATGGCCACGGCCCTGATGCTCGAGTGTCTCGCATCACGCGGCCTCGCCTTCTCAAGGGCCGTCTCCTACTCGGTCCCCAAGTTCCACCAGGCCAAGACCAAGGTCGAGGTGGACCGAAGCAACGTCGACAAGGTCATGAAGGCCGTAGAGCGGAACGCAAAGGGCGAGGTCGACAGGACGGACGGCATCAAGCTCTGGCTCGACGATCGCTCATGGGTCCTGGTGAGGCCGAGCGGGACCGAGCCCATAGTCAGGGTCTTTGCGGAGGCCGAGACCCAGGAGCGCGCTGACCTCCTTCTGAAGCGATACGTCAAGGTAGTCAAGGCTTCCTCAGCCTAA